Proteins encoded together in one Bradyrhizobium sp. PSBB068 window:
- a CDS encoding M20/M25/M40 family metallo-hydrolase, translating to MKLSVKLLASAGLLSLALASSHALAAADEKLRAAAEQAQPAVIESLHDMVLIESGSGDVEGLKKMADYTEARLKALGAKTERRKTTKGAGADMVIGTFEGTGSRKLMLIAHMDTVYEHGILDTQPYKVDGNKIYGPGIADDKGGIAVILHSLKILNDAGWRDYAKLTVSFNPDEEVGSIGSGEIIAELADQHDVVLSCEPTVAPPVAKNESLLLGASGTATGTLDVKGKASHAGAAPQLGRNALIELAHQLLQTQDVAKSIPGTQLNWTTATAGTVRNQIPDHASAGADIRLTIPDGVQKLQAALDEKVKDRLIADTEVTVKVAAGRPPFVADDRGRALAKQGQAIYAELDRTLDIAEMTGGATDAGYAARSGKAVVVESFGLAGWGYHARDEYIDTNSIVPRLYLMTRMLMELGKAK from the coding sequence ATGAAATTATCCGTCAAATTGCTCGCGTCGGCCGGTCTGCTTTCGCTCGCCCTCGCCTCGTCCCACGCCCTTGCCGCCGCGGATGAAAAGCTGCGCGCGGCCGCCGAACAGGCCCAACCGGCGGTGATCGAAAGCCTGCACGACATGGTGCTGATCGAGTCGGGCTCCGGCGATGTCGAAGGCCTGAAGAAGATGGCCGACTACACCGAGGCGCGGCTCAAGGCGCTTGGCGCCAAGACCGAGCGCCGCAAGACCACCAAGGGCGCCGGCGCCGATATGGTGATCGGCACCTTCGAAGGCACCGGCAGCAGGAAGCTGATGCTGATCGCGCATATGGACACGGTCTACGAGCACGGCATCCTCGACACCCAGCCCTACAAGGTCGACGGCAACAAGATCTATGGACCCGGCATTGCCGACGACAAGGGCGGCATCGCCGTCATCCTGCATTCCCTGAAGATCCTGAACGATGCCGGCTGGCGCGACTACGCCAAGCTCACGGTGTCGTTCAATCCGGATGAAGAGGTCGGCTCGATCGGCTCCGGCGAGATCATCGCCGAGCTCGCCGACCAGCACGACGTGGTGCTGTCCTGCGAGCCGACGGTCGCACCGCCGGTGGCCAAGAATGAAAGCCTGCTGCTCGGCGCCAGCGGCACCGCGACCGGCACGCTGGACGTGAAGGGCAAGGCCTCGCATGCCGGCGCCGCGCCGCAGCTCGGCCGCAACGCGCTGATCGAGCTCGCGCATCAATTGCTGCAGACCCAGGACGTCGCGAAATCGATTCCGGGCACGCAGCTGAACTGGACCACCGCGACGGCCGGCACCGTGCGCAACCAGATCCCCGATCATGCCTCTGCCGGTGCCGACATCCGCCTCACCATTCCGGACGGCGTGCAGAAGCTGCAGGCGGCGCTCGACGAGAAGGTGAAGGACAGGCTGATCGCGGACACCGAGGTAACGGTGAAGGTCGCCGCGGGCCGCCCGCCCTTCGTCGCTGACGATCGCGGCCGCGCGCTCGCCAAGCAGGGACAGGCGATCTACGCCGAGCTCGACCGCACGCTGGATATCGCGGAGATGACCGGCGGCGCGACCGATGCCGGATACGCCGCGCGCAGCGGCAAGGCGGTGGTCGTCGAGAGCTTCGGGCTCGCCGGCTGGGGCTATCACGCGCGCGACGAATACATCGACACCAACTCGATCGTGCCGCGGCTCTATCTGATGACGCGGATGCTGATGGAGCTGGGCAAGGCGAAGTAG
- a CDS encoding GntR family transcriptional regulator produces the protein MIPLDPLPNLIDQVYGRLLEAIIDRTLLPGQRITQNELADRLGVSRQPISHALHLLHRQGLVAESGKRGFEVTQLDPQRIRELYEVRGAIDALAARLAATRVKEDAAARAQLESALEAGRAIDDHAPLARLIALDVDFHSAIYRLAGNSAIEEMIAPQWPHMRRSMATVLAELDYRDSAWTEHETIAAQIFSGNAAAAEAAALAHAQTAGRMTEERLRATDVAA, from the coding sequence ATGATCCCGTTGGACCCGCTTCCGAACCTCATCGACCAAGTCTACGGGCGGTTGCTCGAGGCGATCATCGACCGCACGCTGCTGCCCGGGCAGCGCATTACCCAGAACGAGCTGGCCGATCGGCTCGGCGTCTCGCGTCAGCCGATCTCGCACGCGCTGCATCTGCTGCATCGCCAGGGCCTGGTCGCGGAAAGCGGCAAGCGCGGCTTCGAGGTGACGCAGCTCGATCCGCAGCGCATTCGCGAGCTCTATGAAGTGCGCGGTGCGATCGACGCGCTCGCGGCGCGGCTTGCCGCGACGCGCGTGAAGGAGGATGCCGCGGCCCGCGCGCAGCTCGAGAGCGCGCTCGAAGCCGGGCGCGCGATCGATGACCACGCACCGCTGGCGCGCCTGATCGCGCTCGATGTCGACTTCCACAGCGCGATCTATCGGCTCGCCGGCAATTCCGCGATCGAGGAGATGATCGCGCCGCAATGGCCGCATATGCGCCGCTCGATGGCGACCGTGCTCGCCGAACTCGATTACCGCGACAGTGCCTGGACCGAGCACGAGACCATCGCCGCGCAGATTTTTTCCGGCAATGCCGCCGCCGCGGAGGCTGCCGCGCTGGCGCATGCGCAGACGGCTGGACGGATGACCGAAGAGAGATTGAGAGCGACCGACGTGGCGGCGTGA
- a CDS encoding phytanoyl-CoA dioxygenase family protein yields MKLTQEQVEFFHREGWLFLPELFSQEEVDFLAREAVAIYDANRPEVWREKSGAPRTAFAAHLYNEAFGILGAHPRMIDPIEQLFGEKVYMHQFKINAKAAFTGDVWQWHQDYGTWKRDDGMPEPRAMNIAIFLDEVMPINGPLMLVPQSQTAGDLKASHDLETTSYPLWTLDEETVTRLVKQGGIVAPTGKPGGMLMFHGNLVHGSSGNITPYPRKIVYLTLNAVSNYIRTPTRPDYIAHRDFTPIQTVADDALLRLARAPRQAAE; encoded by the coding sequence ATGAAACTGACCCAAGAGCAGGTCGAATTTTTCCATCGCGAAGGCTGGCTGTTCCTGCCCGAGCTGTTCAGCCAGGAAGAGGTCGATTTCCTCGCCCGCGAGGCGGTCGCGATCTATGACGCCAACCGCCCCGAGGTGTGGCGCGAGAAGAGCGGCGCGCCGCGCACCGCCTTCGCCGCGCATCTCTACAACGAGGCGTTCGGCATCCTCGGCGCGCATCCGCGCATGATCGACCCGATCGAGCAGCTGTTCGGCGAGAAGGTCTACATGCACCAGTTCAAGATCAACGCCAAGGCGGCCTTCACCGGCGACGTCTGGCAGTGGCACCAGGATTACGGCACCTGGAAGCGCGACGACGGCATGCCGGAGCCGCGCGCGATGAACATCGCGATCTTCCTCGACGAGGTGATGCCGATCAACGGCCCGCTGATGCTGGTGCCGCAGAGCCAGACCGCGGGCGACCTCAAGGCCTCGCACGATCTCGAAACCACGTCCTATCCGCTGTGGACGCTGGACGAGGAGACGGTGACCCGCCTCGTCAAGCAGGGCGGCATCGTCGCGCCGACCGGCAAGCCCGGCGGCATGCTGATGTTCCACGGCAATCTGGTGCATGGGTCGAGCGGCAACATCACGCCCTATCCGCGCAAGATCGTCTATTTGACGCTGAACGCGGTCTCGAACTACATCCGCACCCCGACGCGGCCGGACTACATCGCGCATCGCGACTTCACGCCGATCCAGACGGTCGCCGACGACGCGCTGCTGCGGCTCGCCCGTGCGCCGCGGCAGGCGGCGGAGTAA
- a CDS encoding Gfo/Idh/MocA family oxidoreductase yields MNLHHLLKTRAAAGKPVRVVLIGAGKFGSMFLSQVPHTPGLEVPVIVDLDRERAREACRTVGWDDARISATTFTDDGARAIAGGAFDVVVEATGNPAVGIRHARAAIAAGKHVVMVNVEADVLAGPLLAEEARKAGVVYSLAYGDQPALTAEMVDWARATGFHVVAAGKGTKYLPAYHDVTPEGVWQHYGLTAGEAQSAGMNPQMFNSFLDGTKSAIEMAAIANACTLDVPSEGLLFPPCGVDDLPHVMRPRDKGGVLEKSGIVEVVSSLERDGRPVFRDLRWGVYVVLEAPNDYAADCFRQYGLKTDASGRYAAMYKPYHLIGLELNISVLSAALRNEPTGQPRGFRGDVAAVAKRNLRAGEMLDGEGGYTVWGKLMPASASLAAGALPIGLAHRVKLKNDVAHGAVVRWNDVEVDEANDTIKTRKAMERAFSR; encoded by the coding sequence ATGAACCTGCATCACCTCCTCAAAACCCGCGCCGCCGCCGGCAAGCCGGTGCGCGTCGTCCTGATCGGCGCCGGAAAATTCGGCTCGATGTTCCTGTCGCAGGTGCCGCATACGCCGGGGCTCGAGGTGCCCGTGATTGTCGATCTCGACCGCGAGCGTGCCCGCGAGGCGTGCCGCACCGTCGGCTGGGACGACGCGCGGATTAGCGCGACCACCTTCACCGACGATGGCGCGCGCGCGATCGCCGGCGGCGCATTCGATGTCGTGGTCGAAGCGACCGGCAATCCCGCCGTCGGCATCCGCCATGCCCGCGCGGCCATCGCGGCCGGCAAGCATGTCGTGATGGTCAATGTCGAGGCCGACGTGCTGGCCGGCCCGCTGCTCGCCGAAGAGGCGCGCAAGGCCGGCGTGGTCTATTCGCTCGCCTATGGCGACCAGCCGGCGCTGACCGCGGAAATGGTCGACTGGGCGCGCGCCACCGGCTTCCACGTCGTCGCCGCCGGCAAGGGCACCAAATATCTGCCGGCCTATCACGACGTGACGCCGGAGGGCGTGTGGCAGCATTACGGGCTCACCGCGGGCGAGGCGCAATCCGCCGGCATGAATCCGCAGATGTTCAACTCCTTCCTCGACGGCACCAAATCCGCGATCGAGATGGCGGCGATCGCCAACGCCTGCACGCTCGACGTGCCGTCGGAGGGATTGTTGTTTCCGCCGTGCGGCGTCGACGATCTGCCGCATGTGATGCGGCCGCGCGACAAGGGCGGCGTGCTGGAGAAATCCGGCATCGTCGAGGTGGTGTCGTCGCTGGAGCGCGACGGCCGCCCGGTGTTCCGCGATCTGCGTTGGGGCGTCTACGTCGTGCTGGAAGCGCCGAACGACTATGCCGCCGATTGCTTCAGGCAGTACGGCCTCAAGACTGACGCATCCGGGCGCTATGCGGCGATGTACAAGCCCTATCACCTGATCGGGCTCGAGCTGAACATTTCGGTGCTGTCGGCGGCGCTGCGCAATGAGCCGACCGGCCAGCCGCGCGGCTTCCGCGGCGACGTCGCAGCGGTGGCCAAACGCAATCTGCGCGCCGGCGAGATGCTCGACGGCGAAGGCGGCTACACGGTGTGGGGCAAATTGATGCCCGCCTCCGCCAGCCTCGCCGCCGGCGCACTGCCGATCGGGCTCGCGCATCGCGTCAAGCTGAAGAACGACGTCGCCCATGGCGCCGTGGTGCGCTGGAACGACGTCGAGGTCGATGAGGCGAACGACACGATCAAGACCCGCAAGGCGATGGAGCGCGCGTTTTCGCGGTAG